One Trichomycterus rosablanca isolate fTriRos1 chromosome 23, fTriRos1.hap1, whole genome shotgun sequence genomic window carries:
- the si:dkey-197c15.6 gene encoding putative nuclease HARBI1, which produces MAYAGAVWLAVQNDLYRSGIRTPKAPKPPQNKPDLNPPDTINTNTGIDFLNRFDDYFLLQCFHFTRPCLNFITDYIQTRVKKEVFKPTNDSTSIESQTLATLYFYAHGSLPRRITDMLGMEPTETTDAVNLVSRVLEDMCSDFITFPASFDDRMGVAQGFERITCIPNVVGLLCWLHVKVTPSQAEKDFFLNTLGYYSVMVQVICDVDGNLLSVEQCYPGGTVEQQVWEGSSIFQKFDTYQHGETWILSSQSLRKSKHVLTSVEVSQIKTDAATRFNATHAQVLNLIPQVLGCLKTRFQCLNNLGSVKANALKPVARIVTACCVLHNISKKFSVPLPGDLVLEPEHPVPAARQQVKENCVDERKEDMIETCFGNSRDEQKEEGFKIDS; this is translated from the exons ATGGCTTATGCAGGGGCGGTATGGCTCGCTGTCCAGAACGATTTATACAGAAGTGGGATTAGAACCCCTAAAGCTCCTAAACCCCCCCAAAACAAGCCCGATCTAAACCCCCCAGACACTATTAACACTAACACAGGGATAGATTTCCTGAACAGGTTCGATGATTACTTTCTGCTACAGTGTTTTCACTTCACTCGACCATGTCTGAACTTCATCACTGATTACATTCAAACACGTGTTAAAAAAGAAGTATTCAAACCAACCAACGATTCCACTTCGATCGAATCCCAAACACTAGCGactctttatttctacgctcaTGGATCGTTACCCAGGAGGATCACAGACATGTTGGGGATGGAACCTACAGAAACCACTGATGCTGTGAACTTGGTCTCTAGGGTTTTAGAAGACATGTGCTCGGACTTCATCACCTTCCCTGCCAGCTTTGATGATCGCATGGGTGTTGCGCAGGGATTCGAACGTATAACCTGTATCCCAAACGTGGTGGGGTTGTTGTGTTGGTTACATGTCAAGGTTACCCCCTCCCAGGCTGAAAAGGACTTTTTTCTCAATACCCTGGGTTACTATTCAGTCATGGTGCAGGTTATATGTGATGTGGATGGAAATCTGCTGAGTGTTGAGCAGTGTTATCCTGGAGGAACTGTGGAACAGCAGGTCTGGGAGGGTTCTAGCATTTTCCAGAAGTTTGATACATATCAGCATGGAGAGACTTGGATTCTTA GTAGTCAAAGTCTTCGTAAGTCTAAGCACGTGCTGACCTCCGTGGAAGTTTCTCAGATCAAGACCGACGCAGCCACACGGTTCAACGCGACTCACGCTCAAGTTCTAAACCTCATACCACAAGTTCTAGGCTGTCTGAAAACTCGCTTCCAGTGCCTGAACAACCTCGGATCCGTGAAGGCTAATGCTCTCAAGCCTGTCGCTCGCATCGTCACGGCATGCTGCGTCCTCCACAACATCTCGAAAAAGTTCTCGGTGCCGTTACCCGGCGATCTGGTTCTGGAGCCTGAGCACCCAGTTCCAGCAGCGAGACAACAGGTGAAGGAGAACTGCGTGGATGAAAGGAAAGAAGACATGATAGAGACGTGTTTCGGTAATTCTAGGGATGAACAAAAAGAAGAGGGGTTTAAAATTGATAGTTGA